The window ACGCACCAGCCGGCGCAATACGGTAAGTGAACAGGGTTCGATCTTGCCGTGCAGGCGTACCAGATAGTCTGCGGCCGGCAGGTTCAGACGATGATGACGAAAAGACTCGCGAATGACCCGCTTGATGGTGTTGCGAGTTGTCGCCCGCACGGCAAAGCGCTTGGCGATAATCATGCCGAGTCTTGCGGTGGGTTCGGTCAACGGGGGCGAGGGCTGCGCGTGGTTCAGAGTGAACAAAGCCCCCCGGGCAACACGTCTTCCTTTCAGGAGA of the Advenella mimigardefordensis DPN7 genome contains:
- the rnpA gene encoding ribonuclease P protein component yields the protein MQSATYPKAARLHRPSEFTNLLKGRRVARGALFTLNHAQPSPPLTEPTARLGMIIAKRFAVRATTRNTIKRVIRESFRHHRLNLPAADYLVRLHGKIEPCSLTVLRRLVRQEVDSHFARALAPRSDTRGRS